TCCAAAAAAATGCTCCCGTCTGGGTATGTAGAAAGTGTACAGGGATTGTGGTTAAGATACTAATATCGAAGTCTTCCAATTCATAGGGTTGTTGGGGAAATAGGTAATCGCAGATGGTATAGTCGGTGGATAGAAGAGAAACTTCATTGGTATGTAGACTAATGGTATAGTTGTTTTCCGAGGTACAGAAAGATTCattgttttcacttttaagATCTATATAATGACTGCCATCAAGCCTACTCGCCAAAGGCATCATTGATTCCTTGTTGTCCTTTTTATTACAGTGTTTCACATTGGCACCTTTTCGGCATTTGTGT
This Stomoxys calcitrans chromosome 2, idStoCalc2.1, whole genome shotgun sequence DNA region includes the following protein-coding sequences:
- the LOC106083150 gene encoding enhancer of split m4 protein-like, which encodes MNLSNKKVSLSIKKLMKQLFKRHKCRKGANVKHCNKKDNKESMMPLASRLDGSHYIDLKSENNESFCTSENNYTISLHTNEVSLLSTDYTICDYLFPQQPYELEDFDISILTTIPVHFLHTQTGAFFWTSESELPPDNDLVEPLACSTYNQLACMQYP